Proteins from one Deltaproteobacteria bacterium genomic window:
- a CDS encoding ABC transporter permease, with translation MKSAKYLLQSASAGLMEYYTWFLFVGIYVVTGLFVPTLFTHLTFLSVLVQGTTVGFLSIGMAFVMIVGEIDLSIVAVASFAPMAGILAMETGLPVPLAILFTLLVGVGVGLFNGLLITKLRIPSLVQTVAMWWMLAGIVLVATKGMAKAGLPDAWMELGRVFIGPIQLLLFFFVIVVIAAIIFARRTVTGRRLYLVGGNSEACSAMGIPVDRIRIIAFIVSGFFSALAGYVLSARMGFVSARFAVEWLMPAIAAPVIAGVSLTGGRGNLINVVAGAYLVQLIVIIVRAGGVSGYSYEFVQGLLVFIAILVDVVRGRITGR, from the coding sequence TTGAAATCGGCAAAGTACCTGTTACAGAGTGCGTCGGCTGGCTTGATGGAGTACTACACCTGGTTCCTGTTCGTAGGGATCTACGTTGTTACGGGTCTTTTTGTTCCAACCCTGTTCACTCACCTGACCTTCCTGAGTGTGTTGGTCCAAGGAACAACCGTAGGTTTTCTTTCCATCGGCATGGCGTTTGTCATGATTGTCGGGGAGATTGATCTCTCCATAGTCGCAGTGGCGTCGTTTGCACCCATGGCGGGAATACTGGCTATGGAAACAGGCCTTCCCGTCCCTCTCGCCATCCTGTTTACACTCCTGGTCGGTGTTGGAGTCGGCCTTTTCAACGGATTGCTGATCACAAAACTCAGGATTCCCTCACTGGTTCAGACAGTTGCGATGTGGTGGATGCTTGCAGGGATCGTCCTGGTCGCCACAAAGGGCATGGCCAAGGCCGGGCTTCCAGATGCATGGATGGAGTTGGGGAGGGTCTTCATAGGCCCGATCCAATTGCTTCTCTTCTTCTTTGTCATAGTCGTCATCGCTGCAATAATCTTTGCCAGGCGCACGGTGACCGGTAGAAGACTCTACCTGGTTGGGGGGAACAGTGAGGCGTGCAGCGCGATGGGAATTCCCGTCGATAGAATCAGGATCATCGCGTTCATCGTCTCCGGATTTTTTTCGGCATTGGCCGGGTATGTTCTCTCAGCCAGAATGGGTTTCGTCTCGGCCAGGTTTGCGGTAGAGTGGCTTATGCCCGCCATCGCGGCTCCGGTGATTGCAGGGGTCAGCCTGACCGGAGGAAGGGGCAACCTTATCAACGTGGTTGCCGGAGCCTACCTGGTTCAACTCATAGTCATTATCGTCAGGGCGGGTGGAGTCAGCGGTTATTCCTATGAGTTCGTCCAAGGACTGCTTGTGTTCATTGCCATCCTGGTAGACGTCGTAAGGGGAAGAATTACAGGCCGATAA
- a CDS encoding MoaD/ThiS family protein has protein sequence MVIRFFGPFEQQAGREVRIRLEKPISARETLQILASRYPGFARFLEAEDDARLSAHLMLVRNGVPLRLADMVDDKDCIDILLPVTGG, from the coding sequence ATGGTGATCAGGTTTTTCGGTCCCTTTGAACAGCAGGCGGGAAGGGAGGTAAGAATCAGGCTAGAAAAGCCGATCTCGGCCCGGGAGACGCTCCAGATACTCGCCTCCAGATATCCCGGCTTTGCGAGGTTTCTCGAGGCGGAAGACGACGCGCGCCTTTCAGCCCATCTCATGCTGGTACGCAATGGGGTACCCCTGAGGCTCGCCGACATGGTCGATGACAAGGATTGCATTGATATCCTCCTACCGGTAACAGGGGGATGA
- a CDS encoding aldehyde ferredoxin oxidoreductase family protein, with the protein MFGYHGRLLRVDLTRRRVEIEDLDAGLVERYVGGAGIEAEILYRETSPDTDPLGPENLLMAVCGPYTGTPVPGSSRHHMMARSPLTGLLGEANVGGSWAVRFKKTGFDGIVITGKSEDPVYLWIHDGGVEFRDARHVWGKDSYESAALLKSQTSEKATVAVIGPAGERLARVAGIPHIGHIVRSAARTGLGAVMGSKNLKALVAYGTKGLPLARPELLQEDVKAALPRVRKATETFGKYGTSGGIENYEKIGNFPIKNWKQGRWAGASRISGVAMHDTILVGRRACFRCPIACGRHIRISEGPYAPLECEGPEYETLGTLGGECMVDDLAAICKANELCNRYGLDTISTGSIIAFAMEAYERGILTRRDTDGVDLVWGSGQALVEMVHKMGKREGIGELMGEGSRRMAEALGSNAVEFAVHVKGLEPSAHDPRRFFSQALSYGTAARGACHNASWSHPYELSLNMPEIGIPEAQDPYQIEGKAEFTAKLQNLMCMMDTLVICRFTQVGKAVDVTDMVRWLNLVTGWEVDIPGFMKTGDRVFNLKRLYNTRLGVSRKDDFLPPRFLTLKRTGEGLTNQLPHMGQLLADYYAYRGWSEEGVPTPEKLDELGLDGAFSTPFP; encoded by the coding sequence ATGTTTGGCTATCATGGAAGATTGCTGAGAGTGGACCTTACCCGTCGAAGAGTCGAGATCGAGGATCTGGACGCAGGACTGGTCGAGAGATACGTCGGAGGCGCCGGGATCGAGGCAGAGATCCTCTACCGCGAGACATCTCCAGATACCGACCCACTCGGCCCTGAGAACCTCCTCATGGCAGTCTGCGGCCCCTATACGGGGACACCTGTTCCCGGTTCCAGCAGGCACCACATGATGGCCCGCTCTCCGCTCACAGGACTCCTGGGAGAGGCGAATGTGGGTGGATCCTGGGCTGTTCGTTTCAAGAAGACCGGGTTTGATGGAATCGTCATCACCGGGAAGTCCGAAGACCCGGTCTACCTCTGGATCCATGACGGGGGAGTAGAGTTCCGTGATGCACGGCACGTATGGGGAAAGGACTCCTACGAATCGGCGGCTCTCCTCAAGTCCCAAACCTCGGAGAAGGCCACCGTCGCGGTGATCGGCCCTGCCGGGGAGAGGCTCGCGAGGGTGGCCGGTATCCCCCATATCGGCCACATAGTGAGATCTGCGGCTCGTACCGGCCTGGGAGCGGTGATGGGCTCCAAGAACCTCAAGGCTCTCGTAGCCTATGGAACGAAAGGGCTTCCTCTGGCAAGACCCGAACTTCTGCAAGAGGATGTCAAAGCAGCCCTGCCCCGTGTCCGGAAGGCGACGGAAACCTTTGGAAAATACGGAACTTCGGGGGGGATCGAGAACTACGAAAAGATAGGAAATTTCCCGATCAAGAACTGGAAGCAGGGGCGCTGGGCCGGAGCGAGCAGGATCTCCGGGGTGGCCATGCACGACACGATTCTTGTTGGAAGGAGGGCCTGTTTTCGATGTCCAATCGCCTGTGGCCGCCACATTCGGATCTCAGAGGGACCGTATGCACCCCTGGAGTGCGAGGGCCCGGAGTACGAGACCCTGGGCACTCTCGGCGGCGAGTGCATGGTGGATGATCTGGCCGCCATATGCAAGGCAAACGAGCTCTGCAACCGCTATGGGCTTGATACTATCTCCACGGGATCCATTATCGCCTTTGCCATGGAGGCCTATGAAAGGGGGATTCTGACCCGCCGGGATACCGACGGCGTGGACCTGGTCTGGGGAAGCGGGCAGGCCCTGGTGGAGATGGTACACAAGATGGGAAAGAGGGAAGGGATCGGAGAACTCATGGGAGAGGGATCGAGGAGAATGGCCGAGGCCTTGGGCAGCAACGCGGTGGAATTTGCGGTTCATGTGAAGGGGCTCGAGCCTTCTGCCCATGATCCCAGGAGGTTTTTCAGCCAGGCCCTCTCCTATGGGACGGCAGCAAGAGGCGCCTGCCACAATGCCAGTTGGAGCCATCCCTATGAGCTCAGCCTCAACATGCCCGAGATCGGGATTCCAGAGGCCCAGGACCCTTACCAGATCGAGGGAAAGGCAGAGTTCACCGCAAAGCTCCAGAACCTTATGTGCATGATGGATACCCTGGTCATCTGCCGGTTTACCCAGGTGGGAAAGGCGGTCGATGTCACGGATATGGTAAGGTGGCTCAACCTGGTCACAGGCTGGGAAGTGGACATACCGGGGTTCATGAAGACCGGGGACCGGGTATTCAACCTGAAGAGGCTCTACAATACTCGCCTGGGAGTCAGCCGGAAAGACGACTTCCTGCCGCCGAGATTCTTGACCCTGAAGAGGACAGGCGAGGGATTGACCAATCAGCTCCCCCACATGGGGCAACTCCTCGCCGACTACTACGCCTACCGGGGATGGAGCGAAGAGGGAGTTCCAACACCAGAGAAGTTGGACGAACTGGGTTTGGACGGTGCCTTTTCTACTCCTTTTCCATGA
- a CDS encoding C_GCAxxG_C_C family protein, whose product MLHPEFRDKANLVIDNPELFKKEAMERAYFYEKTYAGCTQCVLMTFFELFGVQDSLFMSATAGLPGFLHSSQGSCGALIAGGLVLGMVFGGRRDLRTGWEDLMRVAPPAQRLVELWLADRRPPLAGSTRCSDISGVDFRDMKANKAFHDTGEYLKCVDVTAYAAEMTAQVIIEFMEKE is encoded by the coding sequence TTGTTACATCCAGAGTTCAGGGACAAAGCCAATCTGGTTATCGACAATCCCGAGCTTTTCAAGAAGGAGGCTATGGAGCGGGCCTACTTCTATGAGAAGACCTACGCGGGCTGTACTCAATGTGTGCTTATGACCTTTTTTGAACTTTTTGGAGTCCAGGACTCGCTCTTTATGTCGGCCACGGCCGGTTTGCCGGGTTTCCTCCATAGCTCCCAGGGCTCATGCGGGGCCCTGATCGCGGGAGGGCTGGTCCTGGGCATGGTCTTTGGCGGACGCAGGGATTTGAGAACGGGTTGGGAAGATCTGATGCGCGTCGCTCCTCCTGCTCAGAGGCTGGTGGAGTTGTGGCTGGCTGATCGCAGGCCTCCCCTTGCGGGCAGCACCCGATGCAGCGACATCAGCGGGGTCGACTTCAGAGACATGAAGGCAAACAAAGCCTTCCATGACACCGGTGAGTATCTGAAGTGTGTCGATGTCACCGCCTATGCGGCGGAGATGACCGCACAGGTGATCATAGAGTTCATGGAAAAGGAGTAG
- the lpdA gene encoding dihydrolipoyl dehydrogenase, which produces MEQSMENKERITCDLTIIGGGPGGYAAALEAVSRGFTVTLVERERIGGTCLVRGCVPTQCLLHDLNQYRLLGDCEYIEKDGTPVRLSFEKVMDRKNRVVDLLVSGTEKTLEARGVTIARGGAAFLDPRTVSVNPSGQVIHSRYVVIATGSRCKSTPPLVFDHEYIWDTTDALNMESVPGSIAIVGGGVRAMTFAEIFHYLGSKVHLVVHDARILPDMDRGITSRYRKVLREKKIDLLTGTRVARVETGTKGGPVELTLEGRKGTRSLKVDRVLVPGDREAEVEGLNLGRIGLSLREGLVPVDGDLMTRVPGVYAIGDAVGGRYTAHKAVTEGRVLARRLGGENPRIEYELVPICLYTSPELASIGLTQEEAEKREEEIGIGYFPFAAGSRPAIFGESEGIVKIVFEKRYGEVLGVHIIGYRATELIALASMAMKNELSLNEIREVIYPHPSFAEALAEAVNDGLDTMDQKASP; this is translated from the coding sequence AAAGGATAGGCGGAACGTGCCTGGTCAGAGGGTGTGTGCCGACCCAGTGTCTTCTGCACGACTTGAACCAATACCGGCTGCTTGGCGACTGCGAGTACATAGAGAAAGACGGAACCCCGGTGAGGCTCAGTTTCGAGAAGGTGATGGACCGGAAGAACCGGGTTGTGGATCTCCTGGTGAGTGGAACAGAGAAGACCCTTGAGGCTCGGGGTGTGACCATCGCCAGAGGCGGGGCGGCTTTCCTCGACCCTCGAACCGTATCGGTCAACCCCTCCGGGCAGGTCATCCACTCCAGGTATGTGGTAATTGCAACCGGGTCGCGCTGCAAGTCGACCCCTCCCCTTGTCTTCGACCATGAGTACATATGGGATACTACGGATGCCCTGAACATGGAGTCGGTTCCGGGGAGCATTGCCATCGTGGGTGGAGGTGTGCGGGCAATGACCTTTGCCGAGATTTTTCATTATCTCGGCTCAAAGGTCCACCTCGTTGTCCATGACGCCCGTATCCTTCCAGACATGGATAGGGGGATCACTTCGAGGTATAGAAAAGTCCTCAGGGAGAAGAAGATAGATCTTCTCACCGGCACAAGGGTGGCCCGGGTCGAAACCGGGACCAAGGGCGGACCTGTTGAGCTGACCCTGGAGGGCAGAAAGGGTACCAGGTCCCTCAAGGTGGACAGGGTCCTGGTCCCGGGAGATCGAGAGGCGGAGGTGGAGGGCCTCAACCTGGGCAGGATAGGCCTGTCCCTGAGGGAGGGGCTCGTCCCGGTGGACGGTGATCTGATGACCCGGGTACCGGGTGTCTACGCGATCGGGGACGCAGTGGGCGGGAGATACACGGCCCACAAGGCCGTGACAGAAGGGAGGGTCTTGGCCCGGCGGCTGGGCGGTGAAAATCCGCGGATCGAGTACGAGCTGGTTCCCATATGCCTCTATACGAGCCCGGAACTCGCCTCGATCGGACTCACCCAAGAAGAAGCTGAGAAGAGGGAGGAGGAGATCGGGATCGGCTATTTCCCCTTTGCGGCTGGTTCACGGCCGGCCATCTTCGGCGAGTCGGAGGGAATCGTAAAGATCGTGTTTGAGAAGAGGTATGGCGAGGTCCTGGGAGTCCACATCATCGGATACCGGGCCACGGAACTCATCGCCTTGGCCTCTATGGCCATGAAGAACGAGCTCAGCCTCAACGAGATAAGGGAGGTGATATATCCCCATCCATCCTTTGCCGAAGCCCTTGCCGAGGCCGTAAACGACGGGCTCGACACGATGGACCAGAAGGCGTCACCTTGA